In Corvus hawaiiensis isolate bCorHaw1 chromosome 14, bCorHaw1.pri.cur, whole genome shotgun sequence, the sequence GCAGAACCACTTAAGAGAACAGTTTTTAACCTGGCTTTTGGAAAATCCTTGCCAGTGGCTTAGATTTCTTTACTGTGTGTCCAAGAGGTGTTTTGTAATGGGTACCAGTGACTTTTCTGCATGAACATGGTGCAGGCTTGTTCATGAACTCCCCTGAACAGCCCTTGCATTTGCTGTAGGCCCTTCTTACAAACAGCTTTACTATCCTGAGGAGCAAAGGCCTCGGAGCAGCCACTGGGTTTGGTACCTGCACCATTAGGCAGGTGCCTAATTAGGTAATTAGGCAGGTGCCATTAGCTATGGCAGCTCAGAGAGGTGAGGGACAGCTCCATGCCTATGGTTGCTCCTGCCACACAGTGTAACAGGCCTCAgctgccttcccctgtgccttGGCTCCTCTTAgcattttccttgaaggaaaaagGCCAAGCACAGCACTGAAGTTTCAAATGGGCAACAACCAGGAGTGTGGTAGATGGTAGGGACAGCCTCCAGGACAGCTTGGAGAGGACCATCTGTGAGTAGGAGGTCTGCTGTTAGCAGGTGCTGGGAATGCAGTGCAGAGTTCACTCTTAAGGGCAACTTTCCTGTAGTGGAAATGGAGCTGGAGGATGGAGAGATGCCTCTTACCATCTTCATAATGACTGAGAGCACTCAGTTACTGAATTGTAAGagaatttgtatttttgcttATTAAATATTGGCTGATGTGATGGCATTTTCAGATTTGTGTAGGCAGTGGTGGCTTCGGCTTGTGGGATGGACTGTATGGCTTTACCATGTCAGCTTCACTGAGTGCTGTTTGTAGTAATCATGACAAATTTCACAAAAACTTACATGACTGGAACAAAGTGGCCTGTTTTCTAAACCATGATTTAATTTCAGATACCATGCTGTACTCCTGTAGGCTGCAAGTAAGAAAAAGCTTAGccttttaaaggaattttaatCAAAGTGCTTAATCACGGAAGAACAAATCAAGAAATCCCGATTCTATTGTAGTCAGAAGGGAACATAATTGCACATAATGGTTGGATTAAGTGATTATCCATCTCCTGGCTTGGAGAGCCTGTGTCATTCAACCTaaaggctgctgccagcagtgggaagCAAGCACTCAGGGATTTCTGGAAGGCAGGATTCATGGAGAAAGGGGACTCCAGTGGCCACATGAAGGGTGGGGAGGGAGTTGTCATCTAAAGGGAAGTGACAGGCACTGGTGAGAGATTCCTGGAGTGAGGGGAAACCTTCATAAACTTGAGTCCTAAGGCATGATAGCAGCTGTCAGGAAAGTTGCTAAGAAGTGCAATGGTTCATGTCAGTCCCTGAGTTGTCAAAAGATGGAAGTACATGTCCATGCTCTTAAGTAAAGTGTGGGGTTTCTTCAGCAGGGTAGGAGCAGCTTTTCTTGGACTGTGTGTCTGTCTGGAAAAGACAGCAAGGTGGCCAGGGTGTGTTTCCCTCTTGTCCCTGAAATGCTCAAGGATAGCTGAAAGATGCTGCATGTGCATCCCTTGTCTTTCCGTGCTTGGTAGTGGCAGTGGGAGTAAACAGGAATTGCTGCCCTGCTGGAGCCCTTCCAGCCCCTTGGAGGAGGAGTTGGGTGAGATGCCAGAGAAAGGggcactgctctgctgttcACCCTTTCTCTGTTACCTCCTGCTGACTGGAGTGATGGGTATTGGTCACAATAGGCTGAAGGTTCAAATAATGAATGCCTGAGAAAAAAGGCACATGCTTGGAAGAAGGAGATTAAGTTTCCTGCCACAAGTTCAGACAGAGCCTAAGGCTGAGGAAAAGACTGTCTTTGTGCCTCCTATAGTGCCAGGACTTTGAGCAGCACAGTGCCTGTGGGGTTCACCTCCACGCTCAGGGAGGAGATCCAGCTGTAAACGCCCCAGTccctgctggctggcagcacctGTCGGACGGAGCAGGCTGGGTTGCAGGCCAGCCCGTTGCCGAGGAAGGTGAGGAAGAAGGTGAAGTTCTGGGGTCCCCCTATCTCCTGGTGGTTCAGCACCGCCACGGCGTAGGCTCGGCCAGACAGGGGCCGCTCCCACAGCTGAAAGTTCTTGTCCTGCCaaggagaaaacaaacccagggCTTATGCTGGGGGAGGCTGAAGGGATGGTCTTCATGCCTCTCTGTTGCAGCAAGCTTCGGGAACAAATGGGCTCACTGGGCTCCTGTTCCCAAACCCCGAGCCAcctctccatccctcctgtGCCCCGCACTGCACCCCCATCCCTCTCCTGCTGTACCTTGACAAGCTGGTATCCCTGCTTGCCCAGTGGATCCTGGTTGATGGCGATCACCTCTTTGTTCTGGAGCAGACCCTTGGCCTCAGGACTGATGTGCCGCAGGTCGTTGGACATGAACAGGGGCGCTGCCATGATGGCCCACATGGCCATCTGAGTCACCGACtggtcccagctcagcccaaagTTTCCAATCACTAGCTGtgacaagcaaacaaaaagtgCCTGGTAACACTGCCTGCTGAGGATAAACTGGGCCACCAGTACAAGGAAATGACAGGGTGGGACCTCTCTTTGGAGCCTGGCTAGATAGGGTGAGTGCCAGAAGCAGGACCAGCTTGTTGGGAAAAACAAGGCATGACTGTGTGGCGATTTAGGATAAGTGCCTGGTGGAAGTGAATAGAGCTCTTTAAGTGGCTAGGCAGTGTTTAAGAATGCTTTTGGATTCAGATCCTTGCAATGCTGGCGCCCAGGGGTTTTCACTCTGGTGGGACATCAGCACTTTGGAGATTGTCTCCCAGTGCCACATGCGTGTTCTGAACTGGTACTGCTTGTGGAGGCTGTGTGACACAAAGATGGTGCTTCCTTCCTACTATCCATAGCTGCagctctctttccctttccactCTGGACCTTCTCATCAAGATCCTGATCGTAGGGTCCCATCAGAGCCCTTCCCCTCAGTGTTCCTCCCCCAGTTCTTTCCCTTCCAATTCTTAGCTTGCAGCTGAGGGAAGGTTTTTTTGCTGATTCTTCAAGTGGGGTGGGTGTTGATGTACTTGCCATGTCAGGATCATTCCAGCCCCCTGGCCCAGCTATCTTCACAATGGTGTCCTGGTGAAGTGCTGTCCAATCTAAGATACTCTTTATGCTGCTCCAGGAGTCATAGACATCATAGAAGTTCCTCCAGTGATTGCAGTACTGTTTGATCTCTGTGTAATTGGGCTGCCAGAACAGTAAGTGTGATTAGCCAGAGCACTTGGCTGTACAACAAGAGTGTAAACAAGGCTGGACTAGACCCAAGGGTAGCTTGGGGGAAAACCAGGATAACACCTTCCATCACCAGCTAGTTGATGATCATGTTGATTCCCTTGAATGCTTTGTGCCCAGTAACTCCACTCTGACATGTTCTAGACAACACTGTTGCTCCCCTTGGGAGAACAGTTGTGACCACCAGCTCTGTTAGAAAATTCCTTCAAGATTTTATTGAAGGTGTGACAAGGCCAGTGGGATTAAACTGTAACATCCCAGTAATTATTGCTATTTCTTGGGTTTACACCCTTTGGTGAGTAATACATTTAATTCCAGTGGGAGGGAATGGCACCATCCTGTCAAAGTGGCACAGGGGAAGCCAGCTGTGGGTGCAGGGCAACGTGTCAGTCACAGACCCTGGTTGGCAGAAATCTGTCACTGGACAATGTGGAGAATATCACAAAGCCTCTCTCATAGTCCCCAGAGCTGACTGTAAGGCTGAGTCTGCAGCACTCTGTGTCCAGGAGGGGTAACACTGAGCTATCTGCTAGGCTGTGTGTCTGCACTGCCAATGGTTTGCTGCTTGGCTCCTTGCAGATAGGAAGCAGATGGATGCTGTGGTTTTTTAGGCATGCTCCATCTGGGCTGTGCCTTCATGCTGCAGCATCCTATTGAATCAGTTTCAGCAGAGCAATGATTCAGGAATGCTTCAGGGCTCTggaagaaaatggttttttcctccattttacAGCCTTTGTCAGAACAGAGCAGCAAGTTTCTCAGGATGCTGTTTTGCAATCTTagtgtttttctcttctgcccaCTTGAGCCCCAGGATAAACCTTGAGAGGCAACTTCTTACCTGCTGCACAGGCCTCAAGTAGAAAGGCCACTCACAGGAGTACACAATGCTCCTTCCAGTCTTGTTCAGGGCCAGAGACATGCGCCTGTATCCTGAAGGAAGAGGACAGACAGAGGTTACACAACCTCCTTGGTCACACAGCAGAACTAATCCAATGTCACAGGTTCAGGTTTCAGTTCAACTCTTGCAAAATTAAGGTTGAACACATTTTTGTGGTTGAGACACCACAGGGAGGACAGGGGAACTTAGTCTGCAGCTGGTCACCTGCCTCCCAAGGACAGGAGCTTTGCTTGGCCACGCTGTCGCTCCAAGACTGCTGATCCTTTTGTACATACAGCCAGGGGAAGAGGTTTAGAGCTTTCCTGTATGGCATTTTTCCTCTAGATACCCAGGAAACACAAGTCAGTATCTATCAAGCAGTGCAGCTTTGCTGGGTAATGTAGGAGTATGTTTTCATGAGGCACTTGCACCATATGGATTGTGCAGGAATGCAAAAGCTCTAgtttttcctgtccttgtcCCTAGACAGCCCTGTTAAGTCCCTTCCAATTGGGAGAGAGGGAATGAAAAGTCTGCTCTTTCCTCTGAAACTACTTCAGTCCAACTGGATTGTATCTGGGTTACACATACGATCCAACAGGAGCTCTCAGTTCAGCTGTCACTCAGGGTGCTGAGCCGTGCTCCTGTCCGTGGCAGTTGGCATATGCCCCACCATCTGGCTTCGATGGGATTGTCACTTGGGCAGgttctctgtgccaggcagAGACAGGACTTCGTGCAGGGCTCCTCCTGCCAAACATGGTGGTGCTGACTGTGCCAGCAGCCAGAGAGCCCAGTCAAGAGAAAAAAGCTTTCCAAGTTAAAGTGTTCTTCCCACAAATCTCCTCCTGTGGCACTGGGATTTGCCTGTCCTTCACAAGAGTCTGTAGCCAAGTCCcctcagcacagggagctgctgagctttcaGCTGCTGGCTTGCCACCCGTTGTGCAAATAACTTCTAAAGTGGTATTTACACTGGTgtgctttaaaaggaaaacccCAGTAGGATTTTTATGCCATAATTCCCTTCGTTTTTATCTGTTAAAAGCCCTCCTAACTACTCCTTTCATGGCTGACACAAGCTGTTCTACCTTCAGGCTGATACGCGTTGACAAGGCCCCACCACAGGGATTAAGGGTTAAGTGTGTGAAATGCTCTGGGCTCTCCAGGACAGGCACTGCAGAAGGACAAAGCCTGTGCTGAGTTAATAGCTGAGGTTAACAGCCTGCACAGTCAGCCCCCAGAGCACACCTCTGATGTGTCTGTGCTCCGTGTGATCCGGGCTCTGGGGTGAGAAAGCTCCTTTTCCAAGCTGTGCTTGAAAGAGAGTTCCAGGAGGCTGAGCAGGTAAAAACACTTAACCCAGCAACACTCAGCACCTTGGGCTTGGGAACAGAGCCTCAGATTTGCTTTTGTAAGCAAGTCCCTTAAATGAGTACACTCAGGGAAAAGCAAATCCTTggagccctgtgctgggcctagaattgctgctgcctgcagaataTTCCCACCCATGGGAATAGCTGCTTTGAGCCCATGGCCTACCTTCTGCCAGCAGTTCCAGTGAGTCAGAGTTGCAGCCATCAAACTTGAGCAGGTCCACACCCCAGGAAGCAAATGTTTGGGCATCCAGGTCATAGTGGTCGTAGCTGCCAGGGAATCCAGCACACGTCTTGTTCCCAACATCACTGTAGATTCCCAGCTTCAGACCCTTGGAGTGCACCTGTGCGTGCAGACACAAACAGaccctgggatggggcagccacaaggcAGGAGGATTTGGGGCAGCAAGGGAAGCCAAACTCCACTATAGCAGGAGAGCCTTATCTCAGCAGTGATGCAGCCGTCCCCACCCGGCcgtccctgccctcccctgctcccgggCTGGGGCACCACCGTGCCATGGTGGCACTCACGTAGTCGGCCAGCTTGCGGATCCCGCCGGGGAACCGTTTTGGGTCCGCCCGGAGCCTGCCCTGCTTGTCTCGCGTCGGGGCCATCCAGCAGTCGTCAATGCAGATGAACTCGTAGCCGGCGTCCCTCCAGCCCTCGGCAACCATCCTGTCAGCCATCTCCACGAACAGCTGCTCGCTGCGCACGGGCAGGGCGCACGACCGGGAAAGCAAGCAGAGAACGTCTGATGTCTACCAGCGGCACGGCCACGGGGCTGGGCGGGCAGGGGGAGCGCGGGGAGGGGAGCCTGGCCCTCCGCCCTGGCGCGGGGAAGGCACAGCGGGTGCCGGAGCACCGGGCCGGCTGCCCGGTACCTGCGCTGCCCTGGGCTCCCCGTATACCCGTGCCCTGCGGCGGTACCTGACGCAGCGGTGCGGGTCGGCGGCGCAGTCGGTGCCGCAGAGGAAGCGCTCCCAGTGCAGCCAGCCCATGGGCGGTGTGCGCGCCAGGCCATTGTCCAGCGCcagcgccgccgccaccgcggccgccgccgccacaACCCAGCGCAGcacccgccgcgccgccgccatcGTCCCGCGGGACCGCCGCGTGATTGACAGCCCTGACGCCCAGTCCTCGGGGGGGCTGGCGGgcggggctggaggagcagccaaTCGCCGCGCGgcaccgcccgccccgccgccaaTCCCGGGCAGCGAGGCGCACCTGGCCCCGCCTCCAAGCGCGGGTCGCGTGGGGTGGTGTC encodes:
- the GLA gene encoding alpha-galactosidase A gives rise to the protein MAAARRVLRWVVAAAAAVAAALALDNGLARTPPMGWLHWERFLCGTDCAADPHRCVSEQLFVEMADRMVAEGWRDAGYEFICIDDCWMAPTRDKQGRLRADPKRFPGGIRKLADYVHSKGLKLGIYSDVGNKTCAGFPGSYDHYDLDAQTFASWGVDLLKFDGCNSDSLELLAEGYRRMSLALNKTGRSIVYSCEWPFYLRPVQQPNYTEIKQYCNHWRNFYDVYDSWSSIKSILDWTALHQDTIVKIAGPGGWNDPDMLVIGNFGLSWDQSVTQMAMWAIMAAPLFMSNDLRHISPEAKGLLQNKEVIAINQDPLGKQGYQLVKDKNFQLWERPLSGRAYAVAVLNHQEIGGPQNFTFFLTFLGNGLACNPACSVRQVLPASRDWGVYSWISSLSVEVNPTGTVLLKVLAL